A genomic stretch from Sceloporus undulatus isolate JIND9_A2432 ecotype Alabama chromosome 5, SceUnd_v1.1, whole genome shotgun sequence includes:
- the TXN2 gene encoding thioredoxin, mitochondrial, whose protein sequence is MAQKLLRPFMFLRIKHLSVPFHSQSSLLLCRVSAVPCNVTWCGPLSFTTTPAARRTFSTTQVFRHTFNIQDGDDFQDRVLKSQKPVVIDFHAQWCGPCKILGPRLEKMVAKHQGKVLMAKVDIDDHTDLALEYEVSAVPTVLAMKNGDVVDKFVGIKDEDQLEAFLKKLIGP, encoded by the exons atggCACAGAAACTTCTCAGACCATTCATGTTCCTCCGCATCAAGCATCTCTCAGTGCCATTTCATTCCCAATCGTCACTGCTGCTGTGCCGGGTTTCAGCTGTGCCATGcaatgtcacctggtgtgggcccCTTTCCTTCACTACCACACCTGCAGCAAGAAGGACTTTTTCCACCACTCAGGTCTTCAGGCACACCTTTAACATCCAAGATGGGGATGACTTCCAAGACAGAGTTCTGAAAAGTCAGAAGCCAGTGGTGATTGATTTCCATGCCCA GTGGTGTGGTCCCTGCAAGATTCTGGGCCCTAGACTAGAAAAGATGGTGGCCAAGCACCAAGGGAAAGTGCTTATGGCAAAAGTGGACATTGACGACCACACAGATCTAGCCCTTGAATATGAG GTTTCCGCAGTGCCCACAGTCCTGGCTATGAAGAATGGGGATGTGGTGGACAAGTTTGTGGGGATAAAAGATGAAGATCAGCTGGAAGCCTTCCTCAAGAAGCTTATTGGGCCCTGA